Genomic window (Dyadobacter fanqingshengii):
ACTGGGTAAATGCGCTATTTGTAAGGAATGAGGTTAATCAAATTTTCGAATATCGTCGAAAAATCCTTACCGATCGATTTGGCACTAGAAGTTATACTGGACACGGCATGTGAAAAGGTCGTCCGCAGCATCCGTTTCAAATCCGCTCAGGGCCGATTTCTCATTTCTCACGAAGTTATAGTGAAACATGAATTTGAGGGATTCGTTTGGGACATACACGTAACCCATTCCAATGGTATCGTAGCGTAAATCGGCTTTATTAAAGCCTCTTGTTTCCGAAATCTCCGTTCCTGAAACGCGCTTATTGGGGTCATACCAGTCATATTTGAGCACAAATTGGTGTTCCAGGCTGCCCAAATGCTGTAAAAAATAAAAATAAGCACCGTCAAAGCTTCGGACGTAGAGCGGATCTTTTGCGCCGTTCGATACCGGGTAAACGCCGGGCGTCTCACTGCTTGCAAATGTTGCCGTCTGATCGCCGCGAACGTATTCCAACCTGAATTCCGTTTCACCCTTGTTGTTTGGGAAAGAGATTTGAAAATCGCCTCCCGCGTAGTTTCTGTGGGAAACTTTGAGATAATTTCCTGCCGATGAGTCACGAACCATCGCATATTCGCCCGCATTAACCTTCGTGCGATACAGAACCGGCGACTGACTAGTAATCCCGCCCGCATAACCCGAAACGGCCGCTGAGATCGTCGCGCCGCCCAGCGCGATTATTTTGGAAGGTTTCAAACTGAAACGTCCGATCACATCCTTGTGGCTATCATAATCCATCGGCCCCGACATTCCCTGACCATTAAATACGCCAACGTCCAGTTTAAGCTTTTGTGACCATTTAATCGATTTACGGCTGGTGACTGTGAGCATTACGCCTATGTCCCGCTCGGTCCGCATTAAGATTTGCGACATTCTTCCCCGTTCCGGCGTCTCGCGGTTGGCAGATGAAAGATTCACTTCATAGCCAAATGGCCGGGCAAACATCCCCGTCGTCAGCGCGAAGATCTTAAACTTGTTTTCGTAAAAGCGGCCCCAAAAATCGCGGATCGCCACGCCTCGTTCCGTCCCGTCAAACTGGAATACAAAGTAGGATGTGGGATCATTATTTGCATTCAAATGCGCATAATCTACCCGCAAACGACCGCGGCGAAGCATAAAACGGTTATTGGCCAGCGCGGAGAAGTTTCCGCCGCCATAAGTTTCGGCGCCTTTTTTCGTAATGAATTGAAATTGAGGCTGTATATAGCCGCTGATCCGCACCCGGTTGTATCGCTCGTAAATGGAAAGCATCCCTTTTCCCATTTGGTTGGTTGTATCCACCAGGTCCATGAGGAAGCGTTGAGAAAATGCTTCCGAGTTACTGAATAGGACAAACAGGAATAACAGACCGGTAATGCGGTATTTCATTGGAAGGAAGTTGGTGTCAGCAAATGGGCTACAAAGAACTTTATTTTCCGCCAATAATGTTGCCCGCCGGTGATAACTTTCTTCCTGACACATGTACGCGTAAGCTGCGATCCATGGTTTAATTCATTGTGTCATGTGAATAGCGGAGGGTATTTTTATTTGAATATTTCCAATAAAAGGAAAATAGAAGGGATTTGTAAATGTGGAATACTTATCGAAGAAAAGTGAAAGTATAAAATGTATCTATTTAAATATTCATTTAAAAATGTCTTTATGTATAATACTTTTAAAATGTATTATATGTGAAATATGTTTTATTATTATGAATATTTTTATTTGTATAAATAGGCTTGAATGAATGTTATT
Coding sequences:
- a CDS encoding porin produces the protein MKYRITGLLFLFVLFSNSEAFSQRFLMDLVDTTNQMGKGMLSIYERYNRVRISGYIQPQFQFITKKGAETYGGGNFSALANNRFMLRRGRLRVDYAHLNANNDPTSYFVFQFDGTERGVAIRDFWGRFYENKFKIFALTTGMFARPFGYEVNLSSANRETPERGRMSQILMRTERDIGVMLTVTSRKSIKWSQKLKLDVGVFNGQGMSGPMDYDSHKDVIGRFSLKPSKIIALGGATISAAVSGYAGGITSQSPVLYRTKVNAGEYAMVRDSSAGNYLKVSHRNYAGGDFQISFPNNKGETEFRLEYVRGDQTATFASSETPGVYPVSNGAKDPLYVRSFDGAYFYFLQHLGSLEHQFVLKYDWYDPNKRVSGTEISETRGFNKADLRYDTIGMGYVYVPNESLKFMFHYNFVRNEKSALSGFETDAADDLFTCRVQYNF